The following proteins are encoded in a genomic region of Arcobacter cloacae:
- a CDS encoding Crp/Fnr family transcriptional regulator, translated as MSLIETIKKISFFNNLSEEELSIVASFSSISKYSSKSILFYESEVSQNLLFLVDGLLKIYKFDKFGNEIFLYHVYKNSMISELSSLNGNDIYCFSNAEFIDESTILSVNFEKLYEHFLSKNILTKELIENLLNKTQQLQCIINRELVFDATAKVAFMLNQDLEMFNKLKRQEVSFMLHIQPETLSRVLKKLSREEIINIENGDIIIINQNALSSIFKGIGV; from the coding sequence GTGAGTTTAATAGAAACCATCAAAAAAATAAGTTTTTTTAATAATCTAAGTGAAGAGGAACTATCAATAGTTGCCTCATTTTCTTCCATTTCTAAATACTCTAGTAAATCTATATTATTTTACGAAAGTGAAGTTAGTCAAAATCTTCTTTTTTTAGTTGATGGCTTACTTAAAATATATAAATTTGATAAATTTGGAAATGAAATTTTTTTATATCATGTCTATAAAAATTCCATGATAAGTGAACTATCATCTTTAAATGGCAATGACATCTACTGTTTTTCTAATGCAGAATTTATAGATGAATCAACTATTTTATCTGTAAATTTCGAAAAACTTTATGAACACTTTTTATCAAAAAATATTTTAACAAAAGAGTTAATAGAAAATTTATTAAATAAAACTCAACAACTACAATGTATTATAAACAGAGAGTTAGTTTTTGATGCAACTGCAAAAGTTGCTTTTATGTTAAATCAAGATTTAGAGATGTTTAACAAACTAAAAAGACAAGAGGTCTCTTTTATGTTACATATTCAGCCAGAAACATTATCAAGAGTCTTAAAAAAACTCTCAAGGGAAGAGATAATAAATATAG
- a CDS encoding glycosyl transferase: MNFKKYIKAVGTGPKGNKDLSIDEVSDAIEQILTNKATQAQIGAFLIAWRTKLETNDELKGTIIALRKFMKFKEVKDSIELGYSYDGRCENPFLFPLFENILEEFYKKNSDIRRLNLVISGDFLQPAKVGITTKEIFANIDKGQYIHFFDRVEYLKELSDITQLRHELGLRTAFNTVEKLLNPSLSEYGVTTAFHKPYVQKYLDIFASYFKEVVVVKASEGSPEVFKDGKFWKMQDGNIIEESFCLKDYGITYDKEFENITLEESLNIVKNPDEQILKLAKFNVALYLLFSKRVASLDEAWQRLN, translated from the coding sequence ATGAATTTTAAAAAATATATAAAAGCTGTAGGAACAGGTCCAAAAGGAAATAAAGATTTAAGTATAGATGAAGTGTCAGATGCAATAGAACAAATTTTAACAAACAAAGCAACACAAGCACAAATAGGAGCATTTTTAATAGCATGGAGAACAAAACTTGAAACAAATGATGAGTTAAAAGGTACGATTATTGCTCTTAGAAAATTTATGAAATTTAAAGAAGTAAAAGATTCTATCGAGCTTGGTTATTCATATGATGGAAGATGTGAAAATCCATTTTTATTTCCACTTTTTGAGAATATTTTAGAAGAGTTTTATAAAAAAAATTCAGATATAAGAAGATTAAATTTAGTTATTTCGGGTGATTTTTTACAACCTGCGAAAGTTGGAATCACAACAAAAGAGATTTTTGCAAATATTGACAAAGGTCAATACATTCATTTTTTTGATAGGGTAGAATACTTAAAAGAGTTGAGTGACATTACGCAACTTCGTCATGAATTGGGTTTAAGAACAGCTTTTAATACAGTTGAAAAACTTTTAAATCCAAGTCTTAGTGAATATGGAGTAACAACTGCATTTCATAAGCCTTATGTTCAAAAATATTTGGATATTTTTGCTTCATATTTTAAAGAAGTAGTTGTTGTAAAAGCAAGTGAAGGAAGTCCTGAAGTATTTAAAGATGGAAAATTTTGGAAAATGCAAGATGGAAATATAATAGAAGAGAGTTTTTGTTTAAAAGATTATGGAATAACTTATGATAAAGAGTTTGAAAATATAACTTTGGAAGAGTCTTTAAATATAGTTAAAAATCCAGATGAACAGATTTTAAAACTTGCTAAATTTAATGTTGCTTTATATCTTTTATTTTCAAAAAGAGTTGCTTCTTTAGATGAAGCATGGCAAAGACTAAACTAA
- the moaA gene encoding GTP 3',8-cyclase MoaA, whose translation MLIDGFGRKHDYLRVSVTERCNFRCQYCMPEKPFSWVPKENLLSYEDLFKFIKASIDEGIKKVRITGGEPLLREELDVFIKMIFDYKNDIDLALTTNGYLLPKVAQKLKDAGLKRINISLDSLNPATAAKMAQKDVLEKVLEGIQKASDVGLKIKINCVPVKGVNDNDILDVLEFCKTKGYTVRFIEFMENHHAKDGAKGLNSDEIKAIISQKYPNFKTVPRDTSSPAQYYELEDGFQFGIIEPHKDDFCAKCNRIRLTAEGFLIPCLYFEDAMSIKDAVQNNRVDEAVEILKKVLANKPEKNKWSVKDDNEISSRAFYQTGG comes from the coding sequence ATGTTAATAGATGGATTTGGAAGAAAACACGATTATCTAAGAGTTTCAGTAACAGAAAGATGTAATTTTAGATGCCAATACTGTATGCCAGAAAAACCTTTTTCTTGGGTACCAAAAGAGAACTTACTCTCTTATGAAGATTTATTTAAATTTATAAAAGCTTCCATTGATGAAGGAATAAAAAAAGTAAGAATAACAGGAGGAGAACCACTTTTAAGAGAAGAATTAGACGTTTTTATAAAAATGATATTTGATTATAAAAATGATATTGATTTAGCCTTAACTACAAATGGTTATTTACTTCCAAAAGTTGCTCAAAAATTAAAAGATGCTGGACTTAAAAGAATAAATATCTCTCTTGATTCTCTTAATCCTGCAACAGCTGCTAAAATGGCACAAAAAGATGTTTTAGAGAAGGTTTTAGAAGGTATTCAAAAAGCAAGTGATGTTGGACTTAAAATTAAAATAAATTGCGTTCCTGTAAAAGGAGTAAATGATAATGATATATTGGATGTTTTAGAGTTCTGTAAAACAAAAGGATACACTGTAAGATTTATAGAATTTATGGAAAATCATCATGCAAAAGATGGGGCTAAAGGCTTGAATTCTGATGAAATTAAAGCAATAATTTCTCAAAAATATCCAAATTTTAAAACAGTACCAAGAGATACAAGTTCACCTGCTCAGTATTATGAACTTGAAGATGGTTTTCAATTTGGAATAATAGAACCACATAAAGATGATTTTTGTGCTAAATGTAATCGAATTAGATTAACAGCAGAGGGTTTTTTAATACCATGTTTATATTTTGAAGATGCAATGAGTATAAAAGATGCAGTACAAAATAATAGAGTAGACGAAGCTGTAGAAATATTAAAAAAAGTACTAGCTAATAAGCCAGAAAAAAACAAATGGTCTGTAAAAGATGATAATGAAATATCTTCAAGGGCATTTTATCAAACGGGTGGATGA
- a CDS encoding sodium-dependent bicarbonate transport family permease yields MDINLIAQNILNPPILFFFLGMLAVFLKSDLTIPQPLPKLFSLYLLIAIGLHGGYELSKSGLDLYILKALSLAVFMAFLVPIYSYFILRTKLDTYNSVALAATYGSISAVTFITGITYLQTIGVEYGGYMVAAMTLMESPAIVIGLVFAALFAKKDENSSKTNWSEIFKEAFLNPSVFLLMGALIIGVLTGEKGWTSMEPLFGALFKGILAFFLLDMGIVAAKRIYELKKLGFFLIAFAIVMPIFNALVAMGLGYYFEISKGDAFLLALLSGSASYIAVPAALRLSVPEANPGIYLPLSLAITFPFNISIGIPLYYFLINLLWG; encoded by the coding sequence ATGGACATAAATTTAATAGCGCAGAATATTTTAAATCCTCCGATTTTGTTCTTTTTCTTGGGAATGTTGGCTGTATTTTTAAAGTCAGATTTGACAATACCACAACCTCTTCCTAAGCTTTTCTCTTTGTATTTGTTGATTGCCATTGGTCTTCATGGTGGATATGAATTATCAAAAAGTGGTTTAGATTTATATATCTTAAAAGCTCTTTCTTTAGCTGTTTTTATGGCTTTTTTAGTTCCTATTTATAGTTATTTTATTTTAAGAACAAAACTTGATACTTATAATTCTGTGGCACTTGCTGCAACTTATGGGTCTATTAGTGCTGTTACTTTTATAACAGGAATTACATATTTACAAACTATTGGTGTTGAGTATGGTGGTTATATGGTTGCTGCTATGACTTTGATGGAATCACCTGCTATTGTAATAGGACTTGTATTTGCAGCACTTTTTGCAAAAAAAGATGAAAATTCTTCTAAAACAAATTGGAGTGAAATATTTAAAGAGGCTTTTTTAAACCCTTCAGTTTTTTTATTAATGGGAGCTTTAATTATAGGAGTTCTAACAGGTGAAAAAGGTTGGACTTCAATGGAGCCACTTTTTGGAGCTTTATTTAAAGGAATACTTGCATTTTTCCTTTTAGATATGGGAATAGTTGCTGCAAAAAGAATATATGAACTAAAAAAATTAGGGTTTTTCTTAATTGCATTTGCAATAGTAATGCCAATATTTAATGCTTTAGTAGCAATGGGATTAGGATATTATTTTGAAATTTCAAAAGGTGATGCTTTTTTACTTGCTTTATTGAGTGGAAGTGCTTCATACATAGCAGTTCCAGCAGCTTTAAGATTATCTGTTCCTGAAGCAAATCCAGGAATTTATCTACCTTTGAGTTTAGCAATAACTTTTCCATTTAATATCTCAATTGGAATACCTTTATACTACTTTTTAATAAATCTTTTATGGGGCTAA
- a CDS encoding P-II family nitrogen regulator encodes MKNMKKIEVIVESVYLNRLLDLLKQKGITGYTIIRDIQGCGGHGLKMADEITDVFSNNYIFTVCDEEKFLFMIEDIRAFIKKYGGKCIITDVMLLQ; translated from the coding sequence ATGAAAAATATGAAAAAAATTGAAGTGATTGTTGAGTCTGTTTATTTAAATAGATTATTAGATTTATTAAAACAAAAAGGAATCACAGGATATACGATTATTCGAGATATTCAAGGTTGTGGTGGACATGGCTTAAAAATGGCAGATGAAATAACTGATGTATTTAGTAACAATTATATCTTTACTGTTTGTGATGAAGAGAAATTTCTTTTTATGATTGAAGATATTAGAGCTTTTATCAAAAAATATGGTGGTAAGTGTATTATCACTGATGTTATGTTATTACAATAA
- a CDS encoding 5-(carboxyamino)imidazole ribonucleotide synthase produces MDKNFNYSSLKLGIIGGGQLGKIMSQKAKKMGFHVTILDPTVNCPAAQVSDRQIVGGFYDKEKLTQLVKECDVTTFELEHIDTQVLKELYDADYRIFPSPYVMELIQDKYEQKKLLDEKGIPVPKYKNVETKEDLESFGLPVIQKTKKGGYDGKGVMLLKTKEDLENCIKVESFIEELVDIDKELAIIVARNIEGEIAAYPVVEMLFDERVNICDIVMAPAKIDEALNEKVKEIAIKSIEVLDGVGIFGVELFLTKKGEVLVNEIAPRPHNSGHYTVESCATSQFEQIIRAVTNLPLGSTKLISPSVMVNLLGEEGYEGVPFIEGIHDALEIPELSFHFYGKKETKPFRKMGHITVLDDNLDVALSKALKAKDILKIKGSKKI; encoded by the coding sequence ATGGATAAAAACTTTAACTATTCAAGTTTAAAGCTTGGTATTATTGGTGGTGGGCAATTAGGTAAAATAATGTCACAAAAAGCAAAGAAGATGGGATTTCATGTGACTATTTTAGATCCAACAGTAAATTGTCCTGCTGCACAAGTTTCAGATAGACAAATAGTTGGTGGATTTTACGATAAGGAAAAATTAACTCAACTTGTAAAAGAGTGTGATGTTACTACTTTTGAATTAGAACATATTGATACTCAAGTTTTAAAAGAGTTATATGATGCTGATTATAGAATTTTCCCATCTCCTTATGTTATGGAATTAATTCAAGACAAATATGAACAAAAAAAACTTCTTGATGAAAAAGGAATACCAGTTCCAAAATATAAAAATGTAGAGACAAAAGAGGATTTAGAAAGTTTTGGTTTGCCAGTTATTCAAAAAACTAAAAAAGGTGGATATGATGGCAAAGGTGTGATGCTTTTAAAAACAAAAGAAGATTTAGAAAATTGTATTAAAGTTGAATCATTTATTGAAGAGTTAGTGGATATTGATAAAGAGTTAGCAATAATAGTTGCAAGAAACATAGAAGGTGAAATAGCAGCCTATCCAGTTGTTGAAATGCTTTTTGATGAGAGAGTAAATATTTGTGATATTGTTATGGCTCCTGCAAAAATAGACGAAGCTTTAAATGAAAAAGTGAAAGAAATAGCAATTAAATCTATAGAGGTTTTAGACGGCGTTGGAATTTTTGGAGTAGAGTTATTTTTAACAAAGAAGGGTGAAGTTTTAGTAAATGAAATTGCTCCAAGACCTCATAATTCAGGACATTATACTGTTGAGTCATGTGCTACTTCACAGTTTGAGCAAATTATTCGTGCTGTTACAAATTTACCTTTAGGTTCAACAAAACTTATTTCACCATCAGTTATGGTAAATCTTTTAGGGGAAGAAGGATATGAAGGAGTTCCTTTTATTGAGGGAATTCATGATGCATTAGAAATACCTGAGTTATCTTTTCATTTTTATGGAAAAAAAGAGACTAAACCATTTAGAAAAATGGGACATATAACAGTTTTAGATGATAATCTTGATGTTGCATTAAGTAAAGCATTAAAAGCAAAAGATATATTAAAAATAAAAGGGAGTAAAAAAATATGA
- the purE gene encoding 5-(carboxyamino)imidazole ribonucleotide mutase: MRKPLVGIIMGSDSDLPVMSAAAQMCEYFGIDYEVTVVSAHRTPERLFKYAKEADKRGLKVIIAGAGGAAHLPGMVASITPLPVIGVPVKTSSLEGMDSLLSIVQMPGGVPVATVAINNSKNAGILAAQIIGIKHKEIKHKIKDYKKQMQEEVEKKAEKLEELEYQDYLKLMGK, translated from the coding sequence ATGAGAAAACCATTAGTTGGGATTATTATGGGAAGTGATTCTGATCTTCCAGTTATGAGTGCAGCTGCACAAATGTGTGAATATTTTGGAATTGATTATGAAGTTACAGTTGTTTCAGCGCACAGAACTCCTGAAAGATTATTCAAATATGCAAAAGAGGCTGATAAAAGAGGTTTAAAAGTTATTATTGCAGGTGCAGGTGGAGCAGCACATTTACCAGGAATGGTAGCTTCTATTACACCTCTTCCTGTTATTGGTGTTCCTGTTAAAACTTCTTCTTTAGAAGGAATGGACTCTTTATTATCAATAGTTCAAATGCCAGGAGGAGTTCCTGTTGCTACGGTTGCTATTAACAATTCTAAAAATGCAGGAATTTTAGCAGCTCAGATTATTGGAATAAAACATAAAGAGATAAAACACAAAATCAAAGATTATAAAAAACAGATGCAAGAAGAAGTTGAAAAAAAAGCAGAAAAATTAGAAGAGTTAGAGTATCAAGATTATTTAAAACTTATGGGTAAATAA
- the rpsO gene encoding 30S ribosomal protein S15 has translation MALDQEVKAAIIAKYGKKDGDTGSSEVQIALLTEQIKILTEHLKVFKKDHSSRLGLLKMVGKRKRLLAYLRRTNYTSFVELVASLGIRAK, from the coding sequence ATGGCTTTAGATCAGGAAGTAAAAGCAGCTATAATTGCAAAATACGGAAAAAAAGATGGTGACACAGGTTCATCAGAAGTTCAAATTGCTTTATTAACAGAGCAAATTAAAATATTAACAGAACACTTAAAAGTTTTCAAAAAAGATCACTCTTCAAGATTAGGTCTATTAAAAATGGTTGGTAAAAGAAAAAGATTATTAGCATATTTAAGAAGAACAAACTATACTTCATTCGTTGAGTTAGTTGCATCTTTAGGAATTAGAGCTAAATAA
- a CDS encoding RrF2 family transcriptional regulator, with translation MLLTKKSEYALLSLISIAKSDEAKNVDVLSKELNISKSFLAKIMQNLAKQGLVISHRGVNGGFSLNKDWDKITILEIVMAAEEKLPSVFECSPSVESCPNQVAMLCTIWPLLNNLQMKINDFLKELTLKDIA, from the coding sequence ATGTTATTAACAAAAAAAAGTGAATACGCATTATTGTCTTTGATTTCTATTGCAAAAAGTGATGAAGCAAAGAACGTAGATGTACTATCAAAAGAATTAAATATTTCAAAATCATTTTTAGCAAAAATAATGCAAAATCTAGCAAAACAAGGTTTAGTAATCTCTCATAGAGGTGTAAATGGAGGTTTTTCATTAAATAAAGATTGGGATAAAATTACAATATTAGAGATTGTTATGGCAGCTGAAGAGAAACTTCCTTCTGTTTTTGAATGTTCTCCATCAGTTGAAAGTTGCCCTAATCAAGTTGCGATGCTTTGTACTATTTGGCCTTTATTAAATAATCTTCAAATGAAGATTAATGATTTCCTTAAAGAATTAACGTTGAAAGATATTGCTTAA
- a CDS encoding DHH family phosphoesterase: MKLFHISHTDLDGFTCQLITKEFFKEGYFYNANYGLEVKLSIKKALEDMLEFKDEEILFLITDLNLTFQESKDLDLDVSKMNEDGYKIKLQLLDHHISGKKSADSFYWYYLDDKRCATKIVYDYMFEEYEGFDCNTSAWLKPLVDAVNAVDIWLEHEKKNFEFGKVLMSMVTKVKEINNILFANLNREFKFYLLKEASKYLDEVDGHIKLDNEVHFIKKEFLKLSDKDDTLDNLSAIYLVKTLDDIKEQLTVTYKEHKGLLTYCLGSISIPANAFLKANPDYDFFIDINKKGSASFRADGKLDVSILASKIANGGGHVNASGGKFEDFKETINFSDVKAYIQNKLNKI; encoded by the coding sequence ATGAAACTGTTTCATATATCACATACAGATTTAGATGGTTTTACGTGTCAATTAATTACAAAAGAGTTCTTTAAAGAGGGATATTTTTATAATGCTAATTATGGTTTAGAAGTAAAACTATCTATCAAAAAAGCTTTAGAAGATATGCTTGAATTTAAAGATGAAGAGATTCTATTTTTAATTACAGATTTAAATTTAACTTTTCAAGAATCAAAAGATTTGGATTTAGATGTATCTAAAATGAATGAAGATGGATATAAAATTAAATTACAATTATTAGACCATCATATAAGTGGTAAAAAAAGTGCAGATAGTTTTTATTGGTATTATTTAGATGATAAACGATGTGCTACTAAGATTGTTTATGATTATATGTTTGAAGAATATGAAGGTTTTGATTGTAATACAAGTGCTTGGCTTAAGCCTTTGGTTGATGCTGTAAATGCTGTAGATATTTGGCTTGAACATGAGAAAAAGAACTTTGAATTTGGAAAAGTTTTAATGTCAATGGTTACAAAAGTAAAAGAGATAAATAATATTTTATTTGCTAATTTAAATAGAGAATTTAAATTTTATTTATTAAAAGAGGCATCAAAATATTTAGATGAGGTTGATGGGCATATTAAACTTGATAATGAAGTACACTTTATAAAAAAAGAGTTTTTAAAATTAAGTGATAAAGATGATACTTTAGATAATTTAAGTGCAATTTATTTAGTAAAAACTTTGGATGATATAAAAGAGCAATTAACTGTAACTTATAAAGAACATAAAGGACTTTTGACCTATTGTTTAGGTTCTATCTCTATTCCTGCAAATGCTTTTTTAAAAGCCAATCCTGATTATGATTTTTTTATTGATATAAATAAAAAAGGAAGTGCCTCTTTTAGAGCAGATGGAAAACTTGATGTTTCCATATTAGCTTCTAAAATAGCTAATGGTGGTGGACATGTAAATGCAAGTGGTGGAAAATTTGAAGATTTTAAAGAGACAATAAATTTTTCAGATGTTAAAGCCTACATACAAAATAAACTTAATAAAATTTAG
- a CDS encoding CoA-binding protein → MECEFPTINSKSEEIIEIFKNTKTIAIAGLSPDPSKASNMVAAYLQSAGFKIVPVYPKEEFILGEKVYRTISEIPFKIDMVDIFRKPDAIAQIVDEAIERGDVDCVWFQLGLANNEAALKAKEAGLKVVQNKCTKIEHRNLF, encoded by the coding sequence ATGGAGTGTGAATTTCCAACTATTAATTCAAAAAGTGAAGAGATTATAGAGATTTTTAAAAATACAAAAACAATAGCAATTGCAGGATTATCACCTGATCCATCAAAAGCTTCTAATATGGTTGCAGCTTATTTACAAAGTGCTGGATTTAAAATAGTTCCTGTCTATCCAAAAGAGGAGTTTATTTTGGGAGAAAAGGTTTATAGAACGATTTCTGAAATACCTTTTAAAATTGATATGGTTGATATTTTTAGAAAACCTGATGCAATAGCACAAATTGTAGATGAAGCCATTGAAAGAGGTGATGTTGATTGTGTTTGGTTTCAATTAGGACTTGCAAATAATGAAGCTGCTTTAAAAGCAAAAGAAGCAGGTTTAAAAGTTGTACAAAATAAATGTACGAAAATTGAGCATAGAAACTTATTTTAA
- a CDS encoding HAMP domain-containing sensor histidine kinase, with translation MESRSIYRQFYTKLIIATSLFIITLSFIFYEYARATIYDDIQNDMLKQSKQIEKGYISFENFVPVKSQYQTIDLVKNNELEELKFFNYQRGGSYYIKLLYPFDLENKIFLQIVRNISFERELLYSVIFKNLFILAIPGFILMLLYSLVVSKSLLKPIIQINKKLANMDENSLTQIDKKDLPVEFHSLANSINSLTNRIETYVKFKKELFIGAAHELKTPLAVMKLKNEVTLKKKREIEQYEEALKLTVKQIDEMNKMISSILDIGRTEGAQFEQTTDIDLVDYMKRKTNDYRMLSAQKNIIITFFSNVNHLNTSIQLTLFNQIIQNFVQNAIKFTPNEKSIAIRLRKTKDEIIITVTDEGIGIDESIDLFAPFKRIGNQSGVGLGLFLAKNAADALRAKVTLTNKIDGKTGCVAKLVLNNPSDVN, from the coding sequence ATGGAAAGTAGAAGTATTTATAGACAATTTTATACTAAATTGATTATAGCTACTTCTCTTTTTATCATAACTCTCTCATTTATTTTTTATGAATATGCAAGAGCAACTATTTATGATGATATACAAAATGATATGCTTAAACAGTCTAAACAGATTGAAAAAGGTTATATCTCTTTTGAAAATTTTGTTCCAGTAAAATCCCAATATCAAACTATTGATTTAGTTAAAAATAATGAATTAGAAGAATTAAAATTTTTTAATTATCAAAGGGGTGGTAGTTATTATATAAAGCTTCTTTATCCTTTTGATTTAGAGAATAAAATATTTTTACAAATTGTAAGAAATATCAGTTTTGAGAGAGAACTTTTATACTCTGTAATTTTCAAGAATCTTTTTATTTTAGCAATTCCTGGTTTTATTTTGATGCTTTTATACTCTTTAGTTGTTTCAAAATCTTTGTTAAAACCAATTATACAAATAAATAAAAAACTTGCTAATATGGATGAAAATTCATTAACTCAAATTGATAAAAAAGATTTACCAGTAGAGTTTCACTCTTTAGCAAACTCGATAAACTCTCTTACAAATAGAATTGAAACTTATGTTAAATTCAAAAAGGAGCTTTTTATAGGAGCTGCTCATGAATTAAAAACTCCTCTTGCTGTTATGAAATTAAAAAATGAAGTAACATTAAAAAAGAAAAGAGAAATTGAACAATATGAAGAAGCTTTAAAACTAACTGTTAAACAAATTGATGAAATGAATAAAATGATATCTTCAATTTTAGATATAGGAAGAACTGAAGGTGCTCAATTTGAACAAACAACAGATATTGATTTAGTTGATTATATGAAAAGAAAAACTAATGATTACAGAATGTTAAGTGCTCAAAAAAATATAATTATCACATTTTTTTCAAATGTAAATCATTTAAATACTTCTATTCAATTAACTTTATTTAATCAAATTATTCAAAATTTTGTTCAAAATGCAATCAAATTTACTCCAAATGAGAAATCAATAGCAATAAGACTTAGAAAAACAAAAGATGAAATCATCATAACAGTTACAGATGAAGGAATAGGAATAGATGAATCTATAGATTTATTTGCACCATTTAAAAGAATTGGAAATCAAAGTGGAGTAGGACTTGGACTTTTTTTAGCTAAAAATGCAGCTGATGCTTTAAGAGCGAAAGTAACACTTACAAATAAAATAGATGGAAAAACTGGATGTGTTGCTAAGTTAGTTCTTAACAACCCATCAGATGTAAATTAA
- the hsrA gene encoding homeostatic response regulator transcription factor HsrA, translating to MRILIIEDEITLNRTLQEGLTDFGYQVDTAENYKDAEYFIDIRNYDLVLTDWMLPDGDGIELCKIVKNRSSRTAVVIISARDDKESEIEALKSGADDFIKKPFDFDILLARIEARLRFGGTNIIEIDDLIINPDEEKIEYAGEEIELKGKPFEVLTHLARHRDQIVSKEQLLDAIWEEPELVTPNVIEVAINQIRQKMDKPLNISTIETIRRRGYRFCYPNVAEDAKK from the coding sequence ATGAGAATTTTGATTATTGAAGACGAAATTACACTAAATAGAACATTACAAGAAGGTCTTACAGACTTTGGTTACCAAGTTGATACTGCAGAAAACTATAAAGATGCAGAATATTTTATTGATATTAGAAACTATGATTTAGTATTAACAGATTGGATGTTACCAGATGGTGATGGTATTGAACTTTGTAAAATTGTAAAAAACAGAAGTTCAAGAACGGCTGTTGTTATTATCTCAGCAAGAGATGATAAAGAATCTGAAATTGAAGCACTTAAATCTGGTGCTGATGATTTTATTAAAAAACCATTTGATTTTGATATTTTACTTGCTAGAATTGAAGCAAGATTAAGATTTGGTGGAACAAACATCATAGAAATTGATGATTTAATTATCAATCCTGATGAAGAAAAAATCGAATATGCTGGTGAAGAGATTGAATTAAAAGGTAAACCTTTTGAAGTTTTAACTCACTTAGCAAGACATAGAGATCAAATTGTTTCTAAAGAACAATTATTAGATGCTATTTGGGAAGAACCAGAATTAGTAACTCCAAATGTTATTGAAGTTGCTATCAATCAAATTAGACAAAAAATGGATAAACCATTAAATATCTCTACAATTGAAACAATTAGAAGAAGAGGTTATAGATTCTGTTACCCAAATGTAGCGGAAGATGCTAAAAAATAA
- a CDS encoding peptidylprolyl isomerase, translating to MKKIVSSFVASIALMTTLNAADFYATVDGDKITKQDISMALQDPRVDFDKLPQTAQNQILEQIINRKLLAKKAIKDGIEKDAQYKETMDKIKEDLAFQVWQKNEIDKIKFTDAEKKDFFEKNKDKFVMPEAIEASHILVKTEKEAFDIIKQLDKATNKEEKFKELAKAKTEDPTGKQNGGYLGKFTEEQMVPEFFTGAKNLAKGTYSKVPTKSEFGYHVIYVKDKIASKTLTFNEVEGNISQILLGNAYNKKVKELTDELRKDAKIVIK from the coding sequence ATGAAAAAAATAGTTTCAAGTTTCGTTGCTTCAATTGCTTTAATGACAACATTAAATGCAGCTGACTTTTATGCTACAGTTGATGGTGATAAAATCACTAAACAAGATATTTCTATGGCATTACAAGACCCAAGAGTAGATTTTGATAAATTGCCTCAAACTGCACAAAATCAAATTTTAGAGCAAATTATTAATAGAAAACTATTAGCTAAAAAAGCTATTAAAGATGGTATTGAAAAAGATGCTCAATATAAAGAGACAATGGATAAAATAAAAGAAGATTTAGCTTTCCAAGTATGGCAAAAAAATGAAATTGATAAAATCAAATTTACAGATGCAGAAAAAAAAGATTTCTTTGAAAAAAATAAAGATAAATTTGTTATGCCAGAAGCTATAGAAGCTAGTCATATTTTAGTAAAAACTGAAAAAGAGGCTTTTGATATTATTAAACAATTAGATAAAGCAACAAATAAAGAAGAAAAATTTAAAGAGTTAGCAAAAGCTAAAACTGAAGACCCAACAGGAAAACAAAATGGTGGTTATTTAGGTAAATTTACAGAAGAGCAAATGGTTCCTGAGTTTTTTACAGGTGCTAAAAATTTAGCAAAAGGAACTTACTCTAAAGTTCCAACTAAAAGTGAATTTGGTTATCATGTAATTTATGTAAAAGATAAAATTGCTTCTAAAACTCTAACTTTTAATGAAGTTGAGGGAAATATTTCTCAAATTTTATTAGGAAATGCTTATAATAAAAAAGTTAAAGAATTAACAGACGAATTAAGAAAAGACGCAAAAATAGTAATCAAATAA